One Bacillota bacterium genomic region harbors:
- the fliE gene encoding flagellar hook-basal body complex protein FliE — protein sequence MTSLSRVGLVTGHVIGGQAGATSSVASSSEAKTATRPFTQVLKDAIAQVNDLQIQAQQAAEAVARGDVTDLHQVSLAIERARLALELTVAVRNKLIEAYQEISRMPI from the coding sequence ATGACCAGCCTTAGCCGTGTCGGCCTGGTGACAGGCCATGTTATTGGGGGGCAGGCGGGCGCGACAAGCTCCGTTGCGTCTTCGTCGGAAGCGAAAACAGCCACCAGGCCCTTCACCCAGGTGCTGAAGGACGCCATCGCCCAGGTCAACGACCTCCAGATCCAGGCACAGCAGGCGGCGGAGGCAGTGGCTCGGGGCGACGTCACCGACCTGCACCAGGTGTCGCTCGCCATCGAGCGCGCCCGGCTGGCCCTCGAACTCACCGTTGCCGTTCGCAACAAGCTGATCGAGGCCTATCAGGAAATCTCCCGGATGCCCATCTGA
- the flgC gene encoding flagellar basal body rod protein FlgC translates to MPFLPSLDISASGLTAERLRMDLIANNLANAYSTRSPRGGPYRRQVAVFSALEPQAWVFPAAPRVQARPGMGVEVAAVIEDPSPPRLVYDPGHPDARPDGYVEYPNVDPITEMVDMLAAERAYQANLAAFGAASEMARGALALLRG, encoded by the coding sequence ATGCCTTTTCTGCCCTCGCTTGACATCAGCGCATCCGGGTTGACCGCCGAGCGCCTGCGAATGGATCTGATCGCCAACAACCTCGCCAACGCCTACTCCACTCGGTCGCCAAGGGGCGGGCCGTACCGGCGGCAAGTAGCGGTATTCTCCGCCCTTGAGCCGCAGGCGTGGGTGTTTCCTGCAGCCCCTCGCGTCCAGGCGCGTCCCGGCATGGGTGTTGAAGTGGCGGCCGTAATCGAGGATCCGTCGCCGCCCCGCCTGGTCTATGACCCCGGTCATCCCGACGCCCGGCCGGACGGTTACGTGGAGTATCCCAACGTGGATCCCATCACCGAGATGGTGGACATGCTGGCCGCCGAGCGGGCCTACCAGGCCAACCTGGCGGCGTTCGGCGCGGCCTCCGAGATGGCCCGGGGGGCGCTTGCTCTGCTGCGCGGGTAG